The Bacillus sp. F19 DNA segment CTGTAACACCTGCATAATAAGGTCCCTCAGGCTTGCGGTCGATGGTCACCCATACGAGCCAGAACGGCTTTCCGTTTGGCACCTCTTCTTTGTTCGGAAGAAACTTGATTCCTTTTTCGACAACACTTCTGGCGTGCATCGCACCAATGTCCACAAATGCTTCCCCTTCGGTTACATCAACGAAAACCGGTGAAATGTTATCGAGGCTGAGTGCGCCGACTCCGTATCCGCCGTGACCGTCCGTCGGATCGCTTTTAATGATGTTAAAACCAATCTTTTTTTTCTTTTTATCTTGTTCCAAAGAAATGACCTCCTAGAAAAACGGGTTAAGTATCAATTCAAAAACAGTCATCACGATATCAGTCCCATAAGAGAAAACAG contains these protein-coding regions:
- a CDS encoding YwhD family protein, which produces MEQDKKKKKIGFNIIKSDPTDGHGGYGVGALSLDNISPVFVDVTEGEAFVDIGAMHARSVVEKGIKFLPNKEEVPNGKPFWLVWVTIDRKPEGPYYAGVTACEMTVDREIRRGYKSLPEHVNKMDKSLKRHIMVEHMDDVSKGILMNFLKNHNAEMWKNSNQELKAGLGEA